The proteins below are encoded in one region of Canis lupus dingo isolate Sandy chromosome 30, ASM325472v2, whole genome shotgun sequence:
- the PSTPIP1 gene encoding proline-serine-threonine phosphatase-interacting protein 1 isoform X6 codes for MMPQLQFRDAFWCRDFTAHTGYEVLLQRLLDGRKMCKDVEELLRQRAQAEERYGKELVQIARKAGGQTEINSLRASFECLKQQMENVGSSHIQLALALREELRGLEEFRERQKEQRKKYEAVMDRVHKSKLSLYKKAMDSKKSYEQKCRDADDAEQVFERISTNGPQKQVEKSQNKAKQCKDAALEAERVYRQNVEQLEKVRGEWEQEHRTACEAFQLQEFDRLTILRNALWVHCNQLSLQCVKDDELYEEVRLTLEGCSVEADIDSFIQARSTGAEPPAPVSFQNYYDREVTPAAGSPSTQPSCGMIKSRFSGLLHGSPKASAVGASAASAETPSAAPGQAEGVYSSIVVKEAPGPPAYRALYDYAAQNSDELNISAGDVLEVILEGEDGWWTVERNGQRGFVPGSYLEKL; via the exons TGCAGGGACTTCACGGCGCACACCGGCTACGAGGTGCTGCTGCAGAGGCTGCTGGACGGCAGGAAGATGTGCAAGGACGTGGAGGAGCTGCTGAGGCAGAG GGCCCAAGCGGAGGAGCGGTACGGCAAGGAGCTGGTGCAGATCGCCCGGAAGGCAGGCGGCCAGACGGAGATCAA CTCCCTGCGGGCCTCCTTCGAGTGCCTGAAGCAGC AAATGGAGAACGTGGGCAGCTCCCACATCcagctggccctggccctgcgTGAGGAGCTGCGGGGCCTCGAGGAGTTCCGCGAGAgacagaaggagcagaggaagaag TACGAGGCCGTCATGGACCGGGTCCACAAGAGCAAGCTGTCCCTGTACAAGAAGGCCATGGAT TCCAAGAAGTCGTATGAGCAGAAGTGCCGGGACGCTGATGACGCGGAGCAGGTGTTCGAGCGCATTAGCACCAACGGGCCCCAGAAGCAGGTGGAGAAG AGCCAGAACAAGGCCAAGCAGTGCAAGGACGCAGCCCTGGAGGCAG AGCGGGTCTACCGGCAGAACGTGGAGCAGCTGGAGAAGGTGCGGGGCGAGTGGGAGCAGGAGCACCGGACGGCGTGTGAG gcCTTCCAGCTGCAGGAGTTCGACCGACTGACCATCCTCCGCAACGCCCTGTGGGTGCACTGCAACCAGCTGTCCCTGCAGTGCGTCAAGGACGACGAG CTCTACGAGGAGGTGCGGCTGACGCTCGAAGGCTGCAGCGTGGAAGCCGACATCGACAGCTTCATCCAGGCCAGGAGCACAGGCGCCGAGCCCCCAG CTCCGGTGTCCTTCCAGAACTACTACGACCGAGAGGTCACCCCGGCAGCTGGCAGCCCCAGCACGCAGCCATCCTGCGGCATGATCAAGAG CAGGTTCTCCGGGCTGCTGCACGGAAGTCCCAAGGCCTCGGCGGTGGGAGCTTCCGCAG CCTCCGCAGAGACCCCGAGCGCGGCCCCGGGACAGGCCGAGGGCGTCTACAGCAGCATCGTGGTGAAGGAGGCGCCGGGGCCCCCCGCCTACCGGGCGCTCTACGACTACGcggcccag AATTCCGACGAGTTGAACATCTCCGCGGGGGACGTCCTGGAGGTCATCCTGGAAGGGGAGGACGGCTGGTGGACAGTGGAGCGCAACGGGCAGCGCGGCTTCGTCCCTGGCTCCTACCTGGAGAAGCTCTGA
- the PSTPIP1 gene encoding proline-serine-threonine phosphatase-interacting protein 1 isoform X7 — MMPQLQFRDAFWCRDFTAHTGYEVLLQRLLDGRKMCKDVEELLRQRAQAEERYGKELVQIARKAGGQTEINSLRASFECLKQQMENVGSSHIQLALALREELRGLEEFRERQKEQRKKYEAVMDRVHKSKLSLYKKAMDSKKSYEQKCRDADDAEQVFERISTNGPQKQVEKSQNKAKQCKDAALEAERVYRQNVEQLEKVRGEWEQEHRTACEAFQLQEFDRLTILRNALWVHCNQLSLQCVKDDELYEEVRLTLEGCSVEADIDSFIQARSTGAEPPAPVSFQNYYDREVTPAAGSPSTQPSCGMIKSRFSGLLHGSPKASAVGASAETPSAAPGQAEGVYSSIVVKEAPGPPAYRALYDYAAQNSDELNISAGDVLEVILEGEDGWWTVERNGQRGFVPGSYLEKL, encoded by the exons TGCAGGGACTTCACGGCGCACACCGGCTACGAGGTGCTGCTGCAGAGGCTGCTGGACGGCAGGAAGATGTGCAAGGACGTGGAGGAGCTGCTGAGGCAGAG GGCCCAAGCGGAGGAGCGGTACGGCAAGGAGCTGGTGCAGATCGCCCGGAAGGCAGGCGGCCAGACGGAGATCAA CTCCCTGCGGGCCTCCTTCGAGTGCCTGAAGCAGC AAATGGAGAACGTGGGCAGCTCCCACATCcagctggccctggccctgcgTGAGGAGCTGCGGGGCCTCGAGGAGTTCCGCGAGAgacagaaggagcagaggaagaag TACGAGGCCGTCATGGACCGGGTCCACAAGAGCAAGCTGTCCCTGTACAAGAAGGCCATGGAT TCCAAGAAGTCGTATGAGCAGAAGTGCCGGGACGCTGATGACGCGGAGCAGGTGTTCGAGCGCATTAGCACCAACGGGCCCCAGAAGCAGGTGGAGAAG AGCCAGAACAAGGCCAAGCAGTGCAAGGACGCAGCCCTGGAGGCAG AGCGGGTCTACCGGCAGAACGTGGAGCAGCTGGAGAAGGTGCGGGGCGAGTGGGAGCAGGAGCACCGGACGGCGTGTGAG gcCTTCCAGCTGCAGGAGTTCGACCGACTGACCATCCTCCGCAACGCCCTGTGGGTGCACTGCAACCAGCTGTCCCTGCAGTGCGTCAAGGACGACGAG CTCTACGAGGAGGTGCGGCTGACGCTCGAAGGCTGCAGCGTGGAAGCCGACATCGACAGCTTCATCCAGGCCAGGAGCACAGGCGCCGAGCCCCCAG CTCCGGTGTCCTTCCAGAACTACTACGACCGAGAGGTCACCCCGGCAGCTGGCAGCCCCAGCACGCAGCCATCCTGCGGCATGATCAAGAG CAGGTTCTCCGGGCTGCTGCACGGAAGTCCCAAGGCCTCGGCGGTGGGAGCTTCCGCAG AGACCCCGAGCGCGGCCCCGGGACAGGCCGAGGGCGTCTACAGCAGCATCGTGGTGAAGGAGGCGCCGGGGCCCCCCGCCTACCGGGCGCTCTACGACTACGcggcccag AATTCCGACGAGTTGAACATCTCCGCGGGGGACGTCCTGGAGGTCATCCTGGAAGGGGAGGACGGCTGGTGGACAGTGGAGCGCAACGGGCAGCGCGGCTTCGTCCCTGGCTCCTACCTGGAGAAGCTCTGA